One window of the Triticum dicoccoides isolate Atlit2015 ecotype Zavitan chromosome 3B, WEW_v2.0, whole genome shotgun sequence genome contains the following:
- the LOC119277159 gene encoding uncharacterized protein LOC119277159 isoform X2, producing the protein MQAEEDAEFVGARVEAGLRAARFSSPPSSSEFVASIEPKNVPAVFHDVLNGSAASSRWDPLHGGLDYLLEKVGPDVAVEAMMSSTGHVFYGDLRSHERVSIPFSTFMHSCKSYLGHLNAAGDSSKDKAIEEEPTCSEEMCSAISENSEQLYLAQVSILNTENKERCSLEVLKVDIQEPIFLKGKPFSSINFWMSRAHMRSSTHYDPHHNLLCVVAGCKKVTLWSPSASPFLYPMPVYGEASNHSCVSIEEPDYSSYTRAKYMKEYSERVVLNCGDALFIPEGWYHQVDSDDLTIAINFWWKSRIMTEMLEHMDAYYLRRILRRLVDTEMDKIAQKNSFSHAKENNGFQPTDKALRGSEQFNLHNEVKSHDTSDKKGATDTSDKKGAPLQSLEPSTLQALYELMSLVHDSVEAVDQNNIAESASQDTSSSQSIERKKIAADDSSLLEKDPVAKIILPVEPLELRSMLLAMVHTFPRTLEGLVLNILGPTGAEILTRKFDEMDQQTTTEEQAKFYKTFYTAFDDQYAAMDALLNRKELFSFQVFQSVLDQYLRVHVDRPS; encoded by the exons ATGCAAGCCGAGGAAGACGCCGAGTTCGTGGGTGCGCGGGTGGAGGCCGGCCTCCGCGCCGCCCGCTTctcctcgccgccgtcgtcgtcggagTTCGTAGCCTCCATCGAGCCCAAGAACGTCCCCGCC GTATTCCACGACGTGCTTAATGGGTCAGCCGCCTCCTCTCGGTGGGATCCTCTCCATGGTGGCCTCGACTACTTGCTG GAGAAGGTGGGACCTGATGTTGCTGTGGAAGCCATGATGTCGAGCACTGGGCACGTGTTCTACGGGGATCTCAGAAGTCATGAGAGG GTTTCTATCCCATTCTCCACATTCATGCACTCCTGCAAATCTTACCTGGGGCATCTGAATGCTGCTGGTGATTCATCCAAAGATAAGGCGATTGAGGAGGAGCCAACTTGTTCAGAGGAAATGTGCTCAGCTATCTCGGAGAATTCTGAGCAACTCTATTTAGCGCAG GTGTCAATCCTCAACACTGAGAACAAAGAGAGATGCTCGTTAGAAGTTTTAAAAGTGGACATTCAGGAG CCTATATTTCTGAAAGGAAAACCATTTTCATCAATAAACTTCTGGATGAGTAGGGCTCACATGAGATCAAGTACCCATTATGATCCTCACCATAACCTTCTCTGCGTGGTTGCTGGATGCAAGAAAG TAACTTTGTGGTCTCCCTCCGCATCCCCATTTTTGTATCCAATGCCTGTATACGGGGAGGCCTCCAACCATAG CTGTGTCAGTATTGAGGAACCAGACTATTCAAGCTACACAAGAGCAAAGTACATGAAGGAGTATTCTGAAAGGGTTGTCCTAAATTGTGGCGATGCTCTTTTCATACCAGAAGGATG GTATCACCAAGTAGACAGTGATGATTTGACCATAGCAATTAATTTTTGGTGGAAGTCAAGAATAATGACTGAAATGTTAGAGCATATGGATGCCTACTATCTACGCCGAATTTTAAGGAG ATTGGTGGATACAGAGATG GACAAAATAGCGCAGAAAAATTCCTTCAGTCATGCGAAAGAAAACAACGGTTTTCAGCCTACAGACAAAGCATTGAGAG GCTCTGAGCAATTCAATTTGCACAACGAGGTTAAAAGTCATGATACGTCTGACAAGAAAGGCGCAACTGATACATCTGACAAGAAAGGTGCACCATTGCAATCTTTGGAACCCAGCACCCTACAAGCGCTTTATGAACTCATGTCACTGGTTCATGACAGTGTTGAAGCGGTTGACCAAAATAACATAGCAGAATCTGCATCTCAGGATACATCTTCCAGCCAAAGCATTGAAAGAAAGAAGATTGCTGCAGATGATTCATCTCTCTTGGAGAAAGACCCTGTTGCAAAAATCATTTTGCCAGTTGAACCACTCGAGTTGCGGAGTATGCTACTAGCAATGGTG CATACTTTCCCGAGGACATTAGAAGGTTTAGTCCTCAACATACTTGGACCTACAGGAGCAGAGATACTGACTAGGAAGTTTGATGAGATGGATCAACAAACCACAACAGAAGAACA GGCTAAGTTCTACAAGACATTCTAC
- the LOC119277159 gene encoding uncharacterized protein LOC119277159 isoform X1 — protein sequence MQAEEDAEFVGARVEAGLRAARFSSPPSSSEFVASIEPKNVPAVFHDVLNGSAASSRWDPLHGGLDYLLEKVGPDVAVEAMMSSTGHVFYGDLRSHERVSIPFSTFMHSCKSYLGHLNAAGDSSKDKAIEEEPTCSEEMCSAISENSEQLYLAQVSILNTENKERCSLEVLKVDIQEPIFLKGKPFSSINFWMSRAHMRSSTHYDPHHNLLCVVAGCKKVTLWSPSASPFLYPMPVYGEASNHSCVSIEEPDYSSYTRAKYMKEYSERVVLNCGDALFIPEGWYHQVDSDDLTIAINFWWKSRIMTEMLEHMDAYYLRRILRRLVDTEMDKIAQKNSFSHAKENNGFQPTDKALRAGSEQFNLHNEVKSHDTSDKKGATDTSDKKGAPLQSLEPSTLQALYELMSLVHDSVEAVDQNNIAESASQDTSSSQSIERKKIAADDSSLLEKDPVAKIILPVEPLELRSMLLAMVHTFPRTLEGLVLNILGPTGAEILTRKFDEMDQQTTTEEQAKFYKTFYTAFDDQYAAMDALLNRKELFSFQVFQSVLDQYLRVHVDRPS from the exons ATGCAAGCCGAGGAAGACGCCGAGTTCGTGGGTGCGCGGGTGGAGGCCGGCCTCCGCGCCGCCCGCTTctcctcgccgccgtcgtcgtcggagTTCGTAGCCTCCATCGAGCCCAAGAACGTCCCCGCC GTATTCCACGACGTGCTTAATGGGTCAGCCGCCTCCTCTCGGTGGGATCCTCTCCATGGTGGCCTCGACTACTTGCTG GAGAAGGTGGGACCTGATGTTGCTGTGGAAGCCATGATGTCGAGCACTGGGCACGTGTTCTACGGGGATCTCAGAAGTCATGAGAGG GTTTCTATCCCATTCTCCACATTCATGCACTCCTGCAAATCTTACCTGGGGCATCTGAATGCTGCTGGTGATTCATCCAAAGATAAGGCGATTGAGGAGGAGCCAACTTGTTCAGAGGAAATGTGCTCAGCTATCTCGGAGAATTCTGAGCAACTCTATTTAGCGCAG GTGTCAATCCTCAACACTGAGAACAAAGAGAGATGCTCGTTAGAAGTTTTAAAAGTGGACATTCAGGAG CCTATATTTCTGAAAGGAAAACCATTTTCATCAATAAACTTCTGGATGAGTAGGGCTCACATGAGATCAAGTACCCATTATGATCCTCACCATAACCTTCTCTGCGTGGTTGCTGGATGCAAGAAAG TAACTTTGTGGTCTCCCTCCGCATCCCCATTTTTGTATCCAATGCCTGTATACGGGGAGGCCTCCAACCATAG CTGTGTCAGTATTGAGGAACCAGACTATTCAAGCTACACAAGAGCAAAGTACATGAAGGAGTATTCTGAAAGGGTTGTCCTAAATTGTGGCGATGCTCTTTTCATACCAGAAGGATG GTATCACCAAGTAGACAGTGATGATTTGACCATAGCAATTAATTTTTGGTGGAAGTCAAGAATAATGACTGAAATGTTAGAGCATATGGATGCCTACTATCTACGCCGAATTTTAAGGAG ATTGGTGGATACAGAGATG GACAAAATAGCGCAGAAAAATTCCTTCAGTCATGCGAAAGAAAACAACGGTTTTCAGCCTACAGACAAAGCATTGAGAG CAGGCTCTGAGCAATTCAATTTGCACAACGAGGTTAAAAGTCATGATACGTCTGACAAGAAAGGCGCAACTGATACATCTGACAAGAAAGGTGCACCATTGCAATCTTTGGAACCCAGCACCCTACAAGCGCTTTATGAACTCATGTCACTGGTTCATGACAGTGTTGAAGCGGTTGACCAAAATAACATAGCAGAATCTGCATCTCAGGATACATCTTCCAGCCAAAGCATTGAAAGAAAGAAGATTGCTGCAGATGATTCATCTCTCTTGGAGAAAGACCCTGTTGCAAAAATCATTTTGCCAGTTGAACCACTCGAGTTGCGGAGTATGCTACTAGCAATGGTG CATACTTTCCCGAGGACATTAGAAGGTTTAGTCCTCAACATACTTGGACCTACAGGAGCAGAGATACTGACTAGGAAGTTTGATGAGATGGATCAACAAACCACAACAGAAGAACA GGCTAAGTTCTACAAGACATTCTAC